TCGTAATGAAAGTTTTCGGGGCAAACCTTATGCGGCTGTACTTGAACAAGTTTGTAAAGGAGGACCTCGACAATGGCAAACAAATCGCTGGCTGATGTTTTTGTCGACGGTGCGAAAAAAGGCTGGAATATCGGGGTCAACAGCCTCCTGCCCAACGTACTGATGGCGTTTGCCCTTATTCAGGTCTTAAAGGTCACCGGCCTGCTTGATGTCCTGGGGAAAGTCTTTGCGCCGGTCATGGCGATCTTTGGCCTGCCCGGCCAGGCCGTGATGGTGCTTATCAGCGCCTGGCTGTCCATGGGCGGCGGCGTCGGCGTCGCGGCCAGCCTGTATTCGCAGGGAATTTTGAACAATACCCATGTCACTATTCTCCTGCCGGCCATTATTCTGATGGGCGCCCAAATCCAATATATGGGCCGTCTGCTCGGCACCGCCGGCGTCCAGCCCCGCTTTTATCCCATGCTGTTCGGCATTTGTATTGTCAACGCTCTCATCGCCATGCTGATTATGCGTTTCTTTGCCTGATAACGCCATCCCGGCTGCTTTGCGCACAAGGCCCAAGCAGCCTTTAACCTAAGGAGGGGATTTTATGACCGATTTAGCGACAAGAGTGAAAGAAGTGTGGGCCACCCTGCACGAAATGCCGGAAGTGGGCTTCGAAGAAGTGAAAACTTCGGCTTTTCTGGCTGATGCGCTCCGCGCGGCCGGCTATCAGGTCCAGACCGGCGTCGGCGGCACCGGCGTCGTCGGCGTCCTTGACAGCGGCAACCCCGGCCCGGTTTTGGCGCTCCGCGCCGATATGGACGCCCTGGGCCATATGGTTGAAGGCAAGCCCTGCGCCATCCATTCCTGCGGCCATGACGCCCATTCGGCGATGGTGCTGACGGTGGCGGAAGAACTGGCCCGTAAAGGCATTGAACGGGGCAAGCTCAAAATTCTCTTCCAACCGGCCGAAGAAAAACTGTTTGGCGCACTGCGGGTGATTGAAGACGGCGCCATCGACGATGTCGAGATGGTGGTAGGCATCCACCTCCGCCCCATTCAGGAAGCCCGGAGCGGCCAGGCTACGCCTGCCCTCTACCACGGCGCCAGCTACATCATGGAGGCGACCATTCACGGCCTGACTGCCCACGGCGCCCGCCCGCACCTGGGCATAAACGCCATTGACGCGGCAGCAGCCGCGGTTAATGCCGTAAATGCCATCCATATGAACCCGACGATTCCGGCGACGGTCAAAGTCACTAAACTCCATGCCGGCGGCGCGGCGCTAAACGCCATTCCCGACAAGGCCGTCATGGCCCTCGACCTGCGCTCGCAGGACAACGGCCTAATGGACGACCTGATCAAGAAAACCACCCGGGCCATCGAGGCGGCCGCCGCTACCGTCGGCGCCACCGCCGAGGTAAAAGTATCAGGCGGCTGTCCGGCAGCCGAATATGACAAGGATATGGTCGAGCTGGCGAAAGAAGCGATTACCGCCGTCCTCGGCCCGGACGGCTTGCTGGCCCCCATCACCACGCCCGGCGGTGAGGATTTTCACTTTTTCGTAAAGCATAAGCCGAGTATCAAAGCTGCTTACATCGGCCTTGGCGCCGATGCCGCCCCCGGCCTGCACCATCAGGAAATGAAGTTTAATCCCGACGCCCTGATTAATGGGGTAAACATCCTGCTCTACATGGTAGATAAATTAGTCGGCATTAGAGCCTAATTTTAAGCCCTCACTCAGTTGGTCGGAGTGAGGGCTTTTATCTATGGGTATATGAAAAAAAGGAAATTGGACAATAAGTTTAGAATAACTTGATAATATAACTTTAACCGATAAAAATTTTTAGGAGGTCGATGCTATGCGCGAAGTTCCGTATACCGAATATGCAACTAAAGCCATTGAAATCCTCAGCAAGGGCGCCTTTCTGACCACCGCCCACGGCGGCAAAACCAACACCATGACGATTGCCTGGGGTAACATCGGCTTTATGTGGGGCAAGCCGGTATTTACCGTCATGGTCCGTCCCTCCCGCTATACCTACCAATTAATTGAACAGAGCGGCGAGTTTACGGTCAGCATCCCCCTGCAGGACATGCAGCAGGCCCTTGCCCTGTGCGGCACTAAGTCCGGCCGGGATCTAGACAAGATCGCCGCAGCCGGCCTCACCCTGCTCCCCGGGCAAAAAGTCGCTACCCCGGTCATTGCCGGCTGCGGTCTTCACTACGAGTGCAAAATTGTCTACAAGCAACCCATGGACCCCGCCGCCCTTGACCCGGCCTACAAGGCCAAGTGCTACGCAAGCGGCGACTTCCATACCCTGTACTTTGGCGAAATCGTCGCCTGCTACCGCGAAGAGTAAGATATGCGGTTTTCAGTATGGAACAATAAATTTTAAGAGGTCAACCCACAAAGGTTGACCTCTTACTTATTATTATCCGGTTATGCGTTTAGGAGTTCGCCGCAGGACGCACGGACGACCAGCTGCGGGGCAAACACTACCGTGGCCGGTTTTTTCGGCGGTTTGCCGGCCTTAATCCGTTTGATCAACACGGCCGCCGCTTTAATCCCCATGTCATAGACCGGCTGGGCAACAACGGTGATCGGCGGATCAATAAGCTCGGCCCATTCCCAGTCGTCAAAGCCGATGACCGCCATATCGCGGGGAATGGCTACCCCCAGGCGTTTAAGGGCTTTGACAATGGCCATGGTCATAAGGTTATTGGCGCCGAAAATCGCCGTAGGCCGCTCGCCCGGCGCTCTTGCCAGCAGCTCCCGCACCTTGGCGGTAACTGTCTCCAGCTGCGTATCGGTCTCAACGAGCAGCTCCGGCCGGAAAGGAATGTTATACTCGGCCAGGGCGGCTTGATAGCCGCGTACCCGTTCCAGCCGAGGACTTACCTGGTCGCAGGGCAGAGTAAACATGGCAATGCGGCGGTGACCAAGGCCGACCAGATGGCCAATCGCCAACCGCGCTCCCAGGTCACTGTCCACGGTAACGGTGTCAAGGCCCATTTCTGGCGCTTTTCGGTCAATAAGGACGACAGGCACGCTGGCGTTTACCTCTTTAACCAGGGGATTATTGCCGCCGGTAGTATTGATAATCAGGCCGTCAATCTGTTTGGCCGTCAGCATTTCGATGTATTCGCGCTCTTTGACCGGGTCGTCGTCGGCGTTACACAAAATCAGGTTGAACCCGTGCTTTTTGCAGTAGTCCTCCACCCCGCGGATAATACTGGTGGAAAAAGGGTTAAGAATATTGGCGACAATGGCCCCCACGGTATGGGTCCGTTTCTGCTTCAGACTGCGGGCCACGGCGTTGGGGCGGTAATCAAGCTCGGCGATGACCCGGGCGATGCGCTGGCGCGTCTCAAGGCTCATGCACTCGTAGCGCCCATTGAGATAACGGGAAATAGTGCTCTTGGATACACCCGCCTGCTGGGCAACGTCCCGAATGGTGATCGGCATTGGCTGCTATAGCCCCTTAAACGGCCTTGTTGCGCATGACGCCGAGCACCGGGCTGCTGATTTCGATTGTATCGCCCTTGGCGAAAACGTCACCGCCAGGCGGCGTGCCGGTGGCAATGACGTCACCGGGCTTAAGCGTCATGATGCTGGAAATAAACGCGATGAGCTCCCGGACGCCGAAAATCATGTCCGAAGTGCGGCCGCGCTGTTTTTCCACCCCGTTGACGGTCAGCACAAGTTCGATGTCATCAGGCGAGATGTCGGTAACGATATACGGCCCCACGGGTGTAAAGGTGTCAAAGGACTTGCCCCGAGTCCACGGCTGACCTTTCGGAATATGGTCCTTTGCGGTAACGTCGTTGCACAAGCAGTAACCGAAGCAATAGTCGAGGGCGCGGTCAACGCTGACATTTTTGGCGGTCTTGCCGATAACGACGGCCAATTCAACTTCAAAAGCCGGCTGCTTGACGCTGTCCGGAACGACAATGTCCTCGGCCGGGCCAATGACGCTCGTCGACGGCTTGAGAAACAAAATGGGGTCATCCGGATAGGGAACGCCTTTGGCGGCAGCAACCGACTTATAGTTAAGACCGACGCCCACCACTTTGGACGGAGTTACCGGGGCAAGCAGCT
This genomic interval from Sporolituus thermophilus DSM 23256 contains the following:
- a CDS encoding fumarylacetoacetate hydrolase family protein; this translates as MRFARFCADGAEYYGVVEGGALRVISGSIFGEYQITGQTYAIDAVKLLAPVTPSKVVGVGLNYKSVAAAKGVPYPDDPILFLKPSTSVIGPAEDIVVPDSVKQPAFEVELAVVIGKTAKNVSVDRALDYCFGYCLCNDVTAKDHIPKGQPWTRGKSFDTFTPVGPYIVTDISPDDIELVLTVNGVEKQRGRTSDMIFGVRELIAFISSIMTLKPGDVIATGTPPGGDVFAKGDTIEISSPVLGVMRNKAV
- a CDS encoding LacI family DNA-binding transcriptional regulator, whose product is MPITIRDVAQQAGVSKSTISRYLNGRYECMSLETRQRIARVIAELDYRPNAVARSLKQKRTHTVGAIVANILNPFSTSIIRGVEDYCKKHGFNLILCNADDDPVKEREYIEMLTAKQIDGLIINTTGGNNPLVKEVNASVPVVLIDRKAPEMGLDTVTVDSDLGARLAIGHLVGLGHRRIAMFTLPCDQVSPRLERVRGYQAALAEYNIPFRPELLVETDTQLETVTAKVRELLARAPGERPTAIFGANNLMTMAIVKALKRLGVAIPRDMAVIGFDDWEWAELIDPPITVVAQPVYDMGIKAAAVLIKRIKAGKPPKKPATVVFAPQLVVRASCGELLNA
- a CDS encoding flavin reductase family protein — protein: MREVPYTEYATKAIEILSKGAFLTTAHGGKTNTMTIAWGNIGFMWGKPVFTVMVRPSRYTYQLIEQSGEFTVSIPLQDMQQALALCGTKSGRDLDKIAAAGLTLLPGQKVATPVIAGCGLHYECKIVYKQPMDPAALDPAYKAKCYASGDFHTLYFGEIVACYREE
- a CDS encoding amidohydrolase, with product MTDLATRVKEVWATLHEMPEVGFEEVKTSAFLADALRAAGYQVQTGVGGTGVVGVLDSGNPGPVLALRADMDALGHMVEGKPCAIHSCGHDAHSAMVLTVAEELARKGIERGKLKILFQPAEEKLFGALRVIEDGAIDDVEMVVGIHLRPIQEARSGQATPALYHGASYIMEATIHGLTAHGARPHLGINAIDAAAAAVNAVNAIHMNPTIPATVKVTKLHAGGAALNAIPDKAVMALDLRSQDNGLMDDLIKKTTRAIEAAAATVGATAEVKVSGGCPAAEYDKDMVELAKEAITAVLGPDGLLAPITTPGGEDFHFFVKHKPSIKAAYIGLGADAAPGLHHQEMKFNPDALINGVNILLYMVDKLVGIRA
- a CDS encoding YjiG family protein, whose translation is MANKSLADVFVDGAKKGWNIGVNSLLPNVLMAFALIQVLKVTGLLDVLGKVFAPVMAIFGLPGQAVMVLISAWLSMGGGVGVAASLYSQGILNNTHVTILLPAIILMGAQIQYMGRLLGTAGVQPRFYPMLFGICIVNALIAMLIMRFFA